Proteins from a single region of Thermotoga maritima MSB8:
- the hfq gene encoding RNA chaperone Hfq, producing MAEKFNLQDRFLNHLRVNKIEVKVYLVNGFQTKGFIRSFDSYTVLLESGNQQSLIYKHAISTIIPSSYVMLMPKKQETAQEAETSENEGS from the coding sequence TTGGCGGAGAAGTTCAACCTTCAGGACAGGTTTCTGAATCATCTCAGGGTTAACAAGATCGAAGTGAAGGTGTATCTGGTGAACGGTTTTCAGACAAAGGGATTCATCAGATCTTTCGACAGCTACACGGTCTTGCTGGAGAGCGGAAACCAACAGAGCCTCATCTACAAACACGCGATCAGCACGATCATTCCTTCTTCTTATGTGATGCTGATGCCAAAGAAACAGGAAACAGCACAGGAGGCTGAGACCTCTGAAAACGAGGGATCTTGA
- the hflX gene encoding GTPase HflX produces the protein MIVAVGKDEEKIKESLEEMKGLCKTLGVEVVEWLWQKRAKPDPATYLGKGKLQKLKEVVEFCEADLVVVDDEITPVQYKNMQSELNVDVLDRTQVILEIFARHATSEEGKLQVEMASLLYELPRLVGKGEELSRLGGGIGTRGPGEPLLEVLRRHIKNRIAQLRKRLKEIEQERNTQRKQRLEKKIPHVSIVGYTNAGKSTLLKVLTDSDVYVADKLFATLEPVTRRLKLKSGRVILVSDTVGFIRKLPHTIVSAFKATLEEIKYSDVLIHLVDASDPYLEEKMKASEKVLEEIGADKIPRILVFNKIDLCPRERIETLKWKYPEALFISAEKRIGLDQLLDRLEEVISQRDVQETLKVPLEKIGQIYALKDRLEILNEDYREGYALITLKTDRETLEMLKRKVAS, from the coding sequence GTGATCGTTGCTGTTGGTAAAGATGAAGAGAAAATAAAAGAGTCTCTCGAAGAAATGAAGGGTTTGTGTAAAACCCTCGGTGTTGAAGTTGTTGAATGGCTCTGGCAAAAGAGAGCAAAACCGGATCCGGCTACCTACCTTGGAAAGGGGAAATTGCAAAAGCTCAAAGAGGTAGTTGAATTCTGTGAAGCGGATCTTGTGGTCGTTGACGATGAAATCACACCGGTGCAGTACAAAAATATGCAATCAGAACTGAACGTAGATGTTCTTGACAGAACGCAGGTGATCCTTGAAATTTTCGCTCGCCACGCAACGAGTGAAGAGGGAAAGCTCCAGGTGGAGATGGCGAGTTTGCTTTATGAGCTTCCAAGGCTCGTAGGAAAGGGTGAGGAACTCTCCAGACTCGGTGGAGGTATTGGCACCAGAGGACCGGGTGAACCCTTGCTGGAGGTTTTGAGAAGACACATAAAAAACCGCATCGCACAGCTTCGAAAAAGATTGAAAGAAATAGAGCAAGAAAGGAACACTCAGAGAAAACAAAGGCTGGAAAAGAAAATTCCACATGTCTCTATAGTTGGATACACAAACGCCGGGAAATCTACTCTTCTCAAGGTTTTAACCGATAGTGATGTGTACGTCGCCGACAAACTCTTTGCCACTCTCGAGCCCGTCACGAGACGGTTGAAGCTGAAAAGTGGAAGAGTCATTCTCGTGAGTGACACTGTCGGGTTCATCAGAAAGCTACCTCACACCATTGTGAGTGCGTTCAAAGCGACACTCGAAGAGATAAAGTATTCGGATGTGCTCATACATCTTGTTGACGCTTCTGATCCGTATCTCGAAGAAAAGATGAAAGCTTCTGAGAAAGTTTTGGAGGAAATCGGTGCCGATAAGATTCCAAGGATTCTGGTTTTCAACAAGATCGATCTCTGTCCCAGAGAGAGGATAGAAACGCTGAAATGGAAGTATCCGGAGGCTCTGTTCATTTCAGCAGAAAAAAGGATAGGACTGGATCAGCTTCTGGACAGGCTGGAAGAAGTCATAAGCCAAAGGGATGTTCAGGAAACTTTGAAAGTTCCCCTGGAAAAGATAGGGCAGATCTACGCTCTGAAAGATCGACTGGAAATACTGAACGAAGATTACAGGGAAGGGTACGCTCTGATTACGTTGAAAACTGATCGGGAAACTCTTGAGATGTTGAAAAGGAAGGTGGCATCTTGA
- the fmt gene encoding methionyl-tRNA formyltransferase, whose translation MRIVFVGTPEFAAEILEHLIKNGFNVVGVVTQPDKPRGRGRKVAPTPVKAVAEKHEVPFIQPESINKKEALEFLRSVRPDVIIVASYGKILGEKVLSLPRLGCYNIHPSLLPKYRGASPIQRVLENGEERTGVTIYKMVKELDAGPIALQKEISVDPFETFDQLEKRLIELSKEMLIEFLEKLKTGNIELKEQDHSRATYAPMIKKEDLIVDFSKDAESVKNKIRAYDSRPGARAFLGNVEVKLFGVTAIDSSGDEPGLINYIDREGAWIGTGDGKVKVRYIQFPGKKKMTFWEAKNGRLIIEGMRFERRYES comes from the coding sequence TTGAGAATTGTCTTTGTGGGGACACCGGAGTTCGCAGCAGAAATACTGGAGCATTTGATCAAAAACGGATTCAACGTGGTGGGTGTGGTCACCCAGCCGGACAAACCAAGAGGGCGGGGAAGAAAAGTTGCACCAACTCCGGTGAAGGCAGTGGCTGAAAAACACGAAGTTCCTTTCATTCAACCCGAATCGATAAACAAGAAAGAAGCTTTAGAATTTCTCCGATCTGTGAGGCCAGATGTTATAATAGTCGCATCCTACGGAAAGATCCTGGGTGAGAAGGTACTTTCTCTTCCAAGACTCGGTTGTTACAACATTCATCCTTCTCTTCTTCCAAAATACAGGGGTGCTTCTCCTATACAGAGAGTGCTCGAGAACGGTGAAGAAAGAACGGGCGTCACCATATACAAAATGGTGAAAGAGCTCGACGCTGGTCCCATTGCACTCCAGAAGGAAATTTCTGTAGATCCATTTGAAACTTTCGATCAGTTAGAGAAACGTTTGATAGAACTGTCGAAAGAGATGTTGATCGAGTTTCTGGAGAAACTGAAAACGGGGAACATAGAGCTGAAAGAGCAGGACCATTCTCGAGCAACCTATGCTCCAATGATAAAAAAAGAGGACCTGATTGTGGATTTTTCAAAGGACGCTGAATCGGTGAAGAACAAGATCAGAGCTTACGATTCCAGGCCCGGTGCAAGAGCTTTCTTGGGAAACGTTGAAGTGAAATTGTTCGGAGTGACAGCGATAGATAGTTCGGGAGATGAACCAGGTTTGATAAACTATATTGATAGGGAAGGTGCATGGATAGGTACCGGCGACGGAAAAGTGAAAGTGAGATACATTCAATTTCCCGGAAAGAAGAAGATGACCTTCTGGGAAGCAAAAAACGGAAGATTGATAATCGAAGGCATGAGATTCGAAAGGAGGTATGAGAGTTGA
- a CDS encoding heavy-metal-associated domain-containing protein — protein MRRLNYFMLKGAKTEEDYKRVKEAIEKLDGVFKVDYEMAAEVVGVDYDDEKVSKEQIKSAVDSLGYTLIV, from the coding sequence TTGAGAAGGTTGAACTATTTCATGCTCAAAGGTGCAAAAACAGAGGAAGATTACAAGAGAGTTAAAGAAGCCATCGAGAAACTCGACGGTGTTTTCAAGGTAGATTACGAAATGGCGGCTGAGGTTGTCGGCGTGGATTACGATGATGAAAAGGTCTCCAAAGAGCAAATAAAAAGCGCTGTGGATAGTTTGGGATACACACTCATCGTGTAA
- a CDS encoding ABC transporter ATP-binding protein, which translates to MKTIEVLSLRKYFPIRKGFLVKKIVGYVKAVDDISFSVEKGKTFALVGESGCGKTTTAKTILRLTNPTAGRVVIDGDDTTYYFMKRRDAENYLETTYVDIFREMREKLSPDQIVDVLEDVDKKYAEIFFKEAKESEEKFYQILLDDIDEKRMKFRRKIQIVFQDPMSSLNPRMTVGDILTEPILFHGLAKTREEAVDMAKDLLKSVGLKEYHLERYPHQFSGGQRQRIAIARAISINPEIVILDEPTASLDVSVQAQVINLFLKLQEEKGFTYLFISHDLGLVRFISHEVGIMYLGRIVEMGNTDEIFDNPLHPYTQALLSAVPVPDPKVERTRKRIILRGGVPSPINRPTGCFFHPRCPYKMPVCEKEYPVMKEISPGHWVACHLHSS; encoded by the coding sequence ATGAAGACTATCGAGGTGCTGAGTCTGAGAAAGTATTTCCCGATCAGAAAAGGATTCCTTGTGAAAAAGATCGTTGGTTACGTGAAAGCGGTCGATGATATCTCTTTTTCCGTGGAAAAGGGAAAAACGTTCGCCCTCGTTGGCGAGTCGGGATGTGGAAAAACAACGACTGCAAAGACGATCCTGCGCCTCACGAATCCCACTGCGGGCCGTGTTGTGATCGACGGTGACGACACCACGTATTACTTCATGAAAAGAAGAGATGCGGAGAACTATCTGGAAACGACCTACGTGGATATATTCCGCGAAATGAGGGAAAAACTCTCACCGGATCAGATTGTGGACGTGCTCGAGGATGTGGATAAGAAGTACGCGGAGATCTTCTTTAAAGAAGCGAAAGAAAGCGAAGAGAAATTCTATCAGATCCTGCTCGACGACATCGATGAAAAGAGGATGAAATTCAGAAGGAAGATACAGATCGTCTTTCAGGATCCCATGAGTTCCTTGAACCCGAGAATGACGGTTGGCGACATCCTCACTGAGCCCATTCTGTTCCACGGACTGGCGAAAACACGAGAAGAAGCCGTAGATATGGCAAAAGATCTTCTCAAAAGCGTGGGACTCAAGGAATATCACCTCGAAAGATATCCCCATCAGTTCAGTGGAGGCCAGAGACAGAGAATCGCTATCGCAAGGGCGATCTCCATAAACCCCGAGATAGTGATACTCGACGAACCCACGGCTTCACTGGACGTTTCCGTTCAGGCACAGGTTATAAACCTGTTTCTCAAACTGCAGGAAGAGAAAGGTTTCACATATCTTTTCATCTCGCACGACCTTGGACTTGTGAGATTTATAAGCCACGAGGTCGGCATCATGTACCTCGGCAGGATCGTGGAGATGGGAAACACCGATGAGATATTCGACAATCCTCTTCATCCGTACACCCAAGCGTTGCTTTCTGCTGTTCCCGTGCCGGATCCGAAGGTTGAGCGTACAAGGAAACGCATCATCCTCAGGGGTGGGGTTCCAAGCCCGATCAACAGGCCGACTGGCTGCTTCTTCCATCCGAGGTGTCCTTACAAGATGCCTGTGTGTGAGAAAGAATATCCGGTGATGAAAGAAATTTCTCCGGGTCACTGGGTAGCGTGTCATTTACATTCGTCATAG
- a CDS encoding ABC transporter substrate-binding protein codes for MRRFLGIFLMIAAVALFAELSPFAQFETYIGAEFTGQYGGVLVVPTLSGPRTCNNVVAQETSSRDVIARFMASMIELDNYARIHPALAESWELIQNEDGSMEIVWHLRKGVKWSDGTPFTADDVVFTINDVYFNPDIPNDMQDLFADNWPVAEKLDDYTVKTTLKETYRLAVRYIGGIPIFPKHLAEPYVKEGKFKEFWTVDAINKGEIVGLGPFIPVEYVPDQYVRFVKNPYYWKYDKEGKQLPYLDGIIFKIIPTQDAQRLAFENGEVDVYGPRGTEYAELKAMAREKDWVVGIGGPNFGTTFISFNWNAPDPVKRKWFRNDFFRRAVAYAIDKQSMIDTLYNGLAVEQWGPISQAATVYYDESVLRKYPYNLDLARTMLKLGGFKWDENGQLLDSEGNPVKFIIMTNAGNQIREGMGNIITEALKKLGMDVTFAPIDFNTLVQKLVVNGDWEAVIIGLTGSDEPQGGANVWRIKGSLHFWNYHPEVKDFVDPNDYYLPDWEKEIDRIFEENVKILDQQKVVDMFREFQRLVSEHIPLIYTTQQLYLYAYSNKLHNVEPTAFGGVWGWNQDCVWKEQ; via the coding sequence ATGCGTAGGTTTCTTGGTATTTTCCTTATGATTGCAGCCGTTGCACTTTTCGCAGAACTTTCACCGTTCGCTCAGTTCGAAACGTACATCGGAGCAGAGTTCACAGGACAGTACGGGGGAGTGCTCGTAGTACCGACGCTTTCTGGTCCCAGAACGTGTAACAATGTCGTGGCTCAGGAGACGAGCTCTAGAGATGTTATAGCGAGGTTCATGGCTTCCATGATCGAGCTCGACAATTACGCAAGGATCCATCCCGCTCTCGCAGAAAGCTGGGAACTCATCCAAAACGAGGACGGAAGCATGGAAATCGTTTGGCACCTGAGGAAGGGTGTCAAATGGAGTGACGGAACACCGTTCACAGCAGACGATGTGGTCTTCACAATTAACGATGTCTATTTCAACCCTGACATACCGAACGATATGCAGGATCTCTTTGCAGACAACTGGCCAGTAGCCGAAAAGCTCGACGATTACACGGTGAAGACAACTCTCAAGGAAACTTACAGACTTGCGGTAAGGTACATTGGAGGTATTCCCATCTTCCCAAAACACCTCGCGGAACCGTATGTGAAAGAAGGAAAATTCAAGGAATTCTGGACGGTTGACGCCATCAACAAGGGAGAAATCGTGGGACTTGGTCCGTTTATTCCGGTTGAGTACGTTCCCGATCAGTACGTGAGATTCGTGAAGAACCCCTACTACTGGAAGTACGACAAAGAAGGAAAGCAGCTTCCTTATCTCGACGGTATCATCTTCAAGATCATTCCGACACAGGATGCACAGAGACTCGCGTTTGAAAACGGAGAAGTCGATGTGTACGGACCTCGCGGAACAGAGTACGCAGAACTCAAAGCCATGGCAAGAGAAAAAGACTGGGTTGTGGGTATCGGAGGCCCGAACTTTGGAACCACTTTCATCAGTTTCAACTGGAACGCTCCCGATCCTGTGAAGCGGAAGTGGTTCAGGAACGATTTCTTCAGAAGGGCAGTGGCGTACGCCATCGACAAGCAGTCGATGATCGATACACTCTACAACGGCCTCGCGGTTGAACAGTGGGGCCCCATCAGTCAGGCTGCGACCGTTTATTACGATGAATCCGTTCTCAGAAAGTACCCGTACAACCTCGATCTTGCCAGAACGATGCTCAAGCTCGGTGGTTTCAAATGGGATGAAAACGGTCAGCTCCTCGACAGCGAAGGAAACCCGGTGAAGTTCATCATCATGACTAACGCCGGAAACCAGATCCGCGAAGGAATGGGTAACATCATAACAGAAGCGCTCAAAAAACTCGGAATGGATGTCACCTTCGCTCCCATCGATTTCAACACGCTCGTCCAGAAGCTTGTTGTGAACGGTGACTGGGAAGCCGTCATAATAGGACTCACCGGATCCGATGAACCTCAGGGAGGAGCCAACGTCTGGAGAATCAAGGGATCTCTCCACTTCTGGAACTACCATCCGGAGGTCAAAGACTTCGTCGATCCCAACGATTACTACCTGCCAGACTGGGAAAAAGAGATCGACAGAATCTTCGAAGAGAACGTGAAGATACTCGATCAGCAGAAAGTCGTAGATATGTTCAGAGAATTTCAGAGGCTCGTGTCTGAACACATACCGCTCATCTACACCACCCAGCAGCTCTATCTCTACGCCTACAGCAACAAACTTCACAACGTGGAACCCACCGCTTTCGGCGGTGTGTGGGGTTGGAACCAGGATTGTGTCTGGAAAGAGCAGTAA
- a CDS encoding ABC transporter permease, with protein MLKYIARRLIIMIPELIIISFIVFIIMEAAPGDFLDMYRLDPSVSQQFLEKMEKELGLDKPWIVQYGIWLKNVLKGDFGYSFYYRRPVSTLIWERVFATVILSVSSLAFEWLLGIIVGVFSALKKYSIWDKILTVVAFSGIALPGFFLAILLLYMAAKTGWFPIAGMVSVNHNQMTTWEKFKDIASHLVLPTIALGFGGFASLMRYMRGSLLDVLNEDYVEFARAKGMPERVVIYKHALRNAINPMITFLGFSISNVLGGAVIIENIFAWPGMGRLIYQALLQQDIYIVMASAVISAIMLVIGNLVADVLLAAVDPRVRFE; from the coding sequence TTGCTCAAGTACATCGCACGTAGATTGATCATCATGATTCCTGAGCTCATAATCATCTCTTTCATAGTTTTCATCATCATGGAGGCGGCTCCAGGAGATTTCCTGGACATGTACCGTCTCGATCCTTCCGTTTCTCAGCAGTTTCTCGAGAAGATGGAAAAGGAGCTTGGCCTGGACAAGCCCTGGATCGTTCAGTACGGCATCTGGCTGAAAAACGTTTTGAAAGGAGATTTTGGTTACTCGTTCTACTACAGAAGGCCCGTTTCCACACTCATCTGGGAGAGGGTCTTCGCTACGGTGATACTCTCCGTTTCTTCCCTCGCGTTCGAGTGGTTGCTTGGAATAATCGTCGGTGTTTTCTCGGCTCTGAAGAAGTACAGCATCTGGGATAAGATTCTCACAGTTGTCGCTTTCAGTGGAATTGCCCTTCCAGGGTTTTTCCTGGCCATTCTGCTCCTTTACATGGCTGCGAAGACCGGCTGGTTTCCAATCGCCGGTATGGTCTCGGTGAATCACAACCAGATGACAACCTGGGAGAAGTTCAAGGATATCGCATCTCATCTTGTTCTTCCAACCATCGCTCTTGGTTTCGGTGGTTTTGCTTCCCTCATGAGATACATGAGAGGTAGTCTTCTCGACGTGCTGAACGAGGACTACGTGGAATTTGCCCGTGCGAAAGGAATGCCAGAACGTGTGGTGATATACAAGCACGCCCTGAGGAACGCTATCAACCCCATGATCACTTTCCTTGGGTTCAGTATTTCCAACGTTCTCGGAGGAGCGGTCATCATAGAGAACATCTTTGCCTGGCCCGGCATGGGAAGGCTCATTTACCAGGCACTCCTTCAGCAGGACATTTACATCGTTATGGCGTCCGCCGTGATCAGTGCGATAATGCTCGTGATTGGTAACCTTGTGGCGGATGTGCTTCTCGCCGCTGTGGACCCAAGGGTCAGATTCGAGTGA